TCGCAATGTTATCCGTCCTACCAATCATTATACTTATAATTGGCAGGACAGTTTAGCACAAAAAGCGGAGATGCCAATCTTTTTGGCGATTAATCAGCCTGTTTTCTCAGGAACGCAGGGATATCTAAATAATCGGGCTCTTTATTCGCCTGAGTAGATTGTTCGTTAACGGCTTTTGCTGCTGGCTTGCTTTCTTCTACAGTTGAAAAAGAAGACATGCTATTTTGCATTTGCTGATAACGATTCTCCATTGCGCTTTGCTGATTTTGCTTATTCGTTACCAGCGTAATTTCTGGACGTTTGTCCATGCCGATACCTGTTGCAACGACAGTTACACGCAGTTCATCATTCATTTCTGGATCAAGGGATGTACCGATAACCACAGTTGCGTTGTCTGATGCAAATGCACGAATGGTATTACCCACTGTTTCAAATTCATCAAGACGTAAATCAAAGCCTGCAGTAATATTGACTAATACACCACGCGCACCAGACAGGTCGATATCTTCCAATAATGGACTTGAAATCGCCATTTCTGCGGCTTCTTCAGCGCGATCTTCACCTTTAGCAGCACCAGAGCCCATCATGGCATAGCCCATCTCGGACATCACTGTTCTTACGTCGGCAAAGTCAACGTTCATTAAACCAGGGCGGGTAATTAGCTCTGCAATACCTTGGACTGCGCCTTTTTAACACATCATTAGCAGCACCAAACGCATCTAATAATGAAATACCACGGCCAATACTTTTAATAGTTTGTCATTAGGAATAGTGATTAATGAATCAACATGTTTTGATAACTCAGTAATACCTTGTTCCGCAAATGCCATCCGTTTTTTGCCTTCAAAATTAAAAGGCTTAGTCACTACAGCAACGGTCAAAATACCTAATTCTTTAGCAACTTCAGCAACAACTGGCGCAGCACCAGTACCCGTACCGCCCCCCATACCGGCTGCAATAAAGACCATATCGGCACCTTCAAGCGCTGCACGCAGCGCTTCACGGTCTTCTTCTGCGGCATTACGACCCACTTCAGGGTTTGCACCTGCACCTAAGCCTTTCGTAATGGCATTACCAATTTGGATAGTTTGTCCGACTGCTGTTTTACGTAACGCTTGAGCATCCGTATTGACTGCAAAGAAATCTACACCTTCAATACGTTCACGAACCATGTGCTCAACCGCATTACGCCGCCGCCACCAACGCCGATGACTTTAATCACCGCATCGTTGGTTAATTCCATAGGTTCAAACATAATTTCTCTCCGTTTTGTGCCTTCTTAGGGTCGCTTGCTCAAACGACCTCTTTTTAAATTTGTCTGATTATTAAAACTCTCTTTTTAGCCAACTGGTAAGTTTCTTAAACAAACCACTGACAGCAGAGCGTTTTTCGGTTTCTGTTTCCTCACCAAAGTGGGATTCTTTACCGTAATGCAAGAGCCCAACGGCTGTTGAGTAGTAGGGATCCTGCGCATAATCTGTTAGCCCGGTAATATTTAACGGTTTACCGATCCGTACTTGCGTGTGAAAAACACGTTGAGCACATTCAACAAGTCCATCAATCTGTGCAGCACCACCTGTTAGCACAATACCTGCGGCTAAATGATGCTTAATCCCTTGCTGACGTAATTGTTCTTGAACTTTTAAAATCTCTTCATTAACAAGATTGAGCAATTCGGTATAACGAGGCTCAATCACCTCCGCAAGGGTTTGTCGTTGCAGACTTCTTGGTGGCCTGCCTCCGACACTAGGAACTTCGACATTTTCATCTTTACCGACTAAAGAGCCTAATGCACAACCATGGCGAACTTTGATAGCTTCAGCATCATTTGGGGGTGTACCAAATGCATAAGCGATATCACTCGTTACCACATTGCCAGCATAAGGAATAACGCGAGTATGTCTTAATGCCCCACCGGTATAAATTGCGATATCCATTGTACCGCCACCAATATCAACAACACACACACCGAGTTCACGTTCATCTTCTGTCAATACAGCGAAACTTGAAGCCAATCCTGCAAAAATCAGTTGATCTACCTTTAACCCACAGCGTTCAACTGCTTTTACAATATTCTTTGCCATATCGTTATGGCAGGTAATTAAATGAACTTTAGCTTGCATACGTACACCCGATAATCCAACAGGGTTTTTGATCCCTTCTTGATAATCAATGGCATACTCTTGCGGTATAACGTGTAAAACACGATGTTCATCTTTTACTTTGACGGATTTCGCAGTATGAACCACGCTATCAACATCATCTTGAGTCACTTCTTCTTCTGAAATTGGCACCATACCAATCTCATTTTGGCAACTGATATGCTTACCTGATAACGCCAAATACACTGAAGATATTTGACAATCAGCCATCAATTCAGCCTGATCTACCGCCCGTTGTACACATTTCACGACGGATTCAAGATCATTAACACCACCTTTATCCATGCCTCGAGATGGACAACTTCCCACCCCGATAATATTCACTACACCATCAGGCAGGATCTCACCGACAAGGGTGGCTACTTTGGCCGTACCAATCTCAAGACCAACTACTAATTTTCTGTCCGTCGCTTTGATCATTATTGTTCTGCCTTCGCCTTCATCGTGTCATCTGCCACGTCTTGTTTATTCATTCTCAAGTAATAAAGGAGCCCATCCGACTGCACCACCACTGTCATAACGCAGATCAACATAATCAACTCGTTTATCTGTTTGTTGTTGCAGTATCGGATACAACTCAATAAAGCGAGCGATCCGTTTTTCGTTATCCTTACGACCTAACTCCAATCGGACATCATTGTCTAAAACTAATTGCCATCCTTGACGAGCAGACATTGACGCTGCTTTTAAATTCAGGTTACTCGCAAGAAGTTGATCTCGCATTGCTACATAACCTGATAACACCATTTTTTCACTTCCTTGAGGGCCATATAACAAAGGGTAATTACCTTTAGTTTCCAATTGCGTTGGCAGACTGAAAACACGCCCTTCTTTATCAAGAAAGTAAGTATCATTCCAGCG
This genomic stretch from Proteus vulgaris harbors:
- the ftsZ_2 gene encoding cell division protein FtsZ, coding for MVRERIEGVDFFAVNTDAQALRKTAVGQTIQIGNAITKGLGAGANPEVGRNAAEEDREALRAALEGADMVFIAAGMGGGTGTGAAPVVAEVAKELGILTVAVVTKPFNFEGKKRMAFAEQGITELSKHVDSLITIPNDKLLKVLAVVFHY
- the ftsA gene encoding cell division protein FtsA encodes the protein MIKATDRKLVVGLEIGTAKVATLVGEILPDGVVNIIGVGSCPSRGMDKGGVNDLESVVKCVQRAVDQAELMADCQISSVYLALSGKHISCQNEIGMVPISEEEVTQDDVDSVVHTAKSVKVKDEHRVLHVIPQEYAIDYQEGIKNPVGLSGVRMQAKVHLITCHNDMAKNIVKAVERCGLKVDQLIFAGLASSFAVLTEDERELGVCVVDIGGGTMDIAIYTGGALRHTRVIPYAGNVVTSDIAYAFGTPPNDAEAIKVRHGCALGSLVGKDENVEVPSVGGRPPRSLQRQTLAEVIEPRYTELLNLVNEEILKVQEQLRQQGIKHHLAAGIVLTGGAAQIDGLVECAQRVFHTQVRIGKPLNITGLTDYAQDPYYSTAVGLLHYGKESHFGEETETEKRSAVSGLFKKLTSWLKREF
- the ftsZ_1 gene encoding cell division protein FtsZ, which codes for MNVDFADVRTVMSEMGYAMMGSGAAKGEDRAEEAAEMAISSPLLEDIDLSGARGVLVNITAGFDLRLDEFETVGNTIRAFASDNATVVIGTSLDPEMNDELRVTVVATGIGMDKRPEITLVTNKQNQQSAMENRYQQMQNSMSSFSTVEESKPAAKAVNEQSTQANKEPDYLDIPAFLRKQAD
- the ftsQ gene encoding cell division protein FtsQ; its protein translation is MSQAALNIKEHKEKQHSDRPSNGTYLSGLIFFLCVIATIVWGGIQVVNWMKDANRLPISKLVLTGERHYTTNDDVRQAILSLGQPGTFMTQDVNIIQQQIERMPWIRQVTVRKQWPDELKIHLVEYVPFTRWNDTYFLDKEGRVFSLPTQLETKGNYPLLYGPQGSEKMVLSGYVAMRDQLLASNLNLKAASMSARQGWQLVLDNDVRLELGRKDNEKRIARFIELYPILQQQTDKRVDYVDLRYDSGGAVGWAPLLLENE